Proteins from a single region of Thunnus albacares chromosome 14, fThuAlb1.1, whole genome shotgun sequence:
- the ppm1ba gene encoding protein phosphatase 1B: MGAFLDKPKTEKHNSHGEGKGLRYGLSSMQGWRVEMEDAHTAVLGLPAPGMTDWSFFAVYDGHAGSRVANYCSKHLLEHIIGASLGAGGMQGSQAGSDSTASDTPAQIPPPVEAVKAGIRTGFLRIDEHMRSFSDLRNGMDRSGSTAVGILLSPDHFFFINCGDSRAVLYRNSHVCFSTLDHKPCNPRERERIHNAGGSVMIQRVNGSLAVSRALGDYDYKCVDGKGPTEQLVSPEPEVFEMVRAPEQDQFVILACDGIWDVMSNEELCEFVKSRLEVSDDLERVCNEVVDTCLHKGSRDNMSVVLVCLPNAPKVSEEAVRKDAELNKYLESRVEEMLSRPGEDGFPDLVTVMRNLSTDSGMPTLPPGGGLASKRSVIEAVYNRLNPYREEDGSGAELEYHW, from the exons ATGGGTGCGTTCCTGGACAAGCCCAAGACAGAGAAACATAACTCACACGGTGAGGGGAAAGGCCTCCGCTATGGGCTGAGCTCCATGCAGGGCTGGCGGGTGGAGATGGAGGATGCTCACACAGCTGTGTTGGGACTTCCTGCTCCTGGTATGACTGACTGGTCCTTTTTTGCTGTCTATGATGGTCACGCCGGCTCTAGGGTTGCCAACTACTGCTCTAAGCATCTTCTTGAACACATAATCGGTGCTAGCTTAGGGGCCGGAGGGATGCAAGGCTCCCAGGCTGGTTCAGACAGCACGGCCAGTGACACCCCAGCACAGATTCCTCCTCCGGTGGAGGCTGTGAAAGCCGGGATCCGGACAGGCTTCCTGAGGATCGATGAACACATGCGCAGCTTCTCTGACCTGCGAAATGGCATGGATCGCAGTGGATCCACAGCAGTGGGAATCCTCCTGTCACCCgatcatttctttttcattaactGTGGGGATTCTCGAGCCGTTCTGTACCGAAATTCACACGTGTGCTTCTCCACACTTGACCACAAGCCTTGCAACCCACGTGAGAGAGAGCGCATCCATAACGCTGGCGGCTCAGTGATGATCCAGAGGGTGAACGGGTCACTGGCTGTATCGCGGGCCTTGGGGGACTACGATTATAAGTGTGTCGATGGCAAAGGCCCCACTGAGCAGCTGGTTAGCCCTGAACCAGAAGTGTTTGAGATGGTTCGGGCCCCTGAGCAGGATCAGTTTGTGATCCTGGCATGTGATGGTATCTGGGATGTCATGTCCAATGAGGAGCTGTGCGAGTTTGTGAAATCAAGGCTGGAGGTGTCTGATGACCTGGAAAGAGTCTGCAATGAAGTAGTGGACACCTGCCTGCACAAG GGGAGTCGGGATAACATGAGTgttgtgttagtgtgtttgcCCAACGCGCCCAAAGTGTCAGAGGAAGCTGTGAGGAAAGACGCTGAGCTCAACAAATACCTGGAGTCTCGAGTGGAAG AGATGCTGTCTCGGCCAGGGGAGGACGGGTTTCCAGACCTTGTTACAGTGATGAGGAACTTGTCCACCGACAGCGGCATGCCCACGCTGCCACCAGGGGGAGGCCTCGCCAGCAA ACGCAGTGTTATTGAAGCAGTATACAACCGTCTGAACCCATACAGGGAAGAAGATGGG AGTGGAGCTGAGTTGGAGTACCACTGGTAG